GGGAGCGGCCGGCGGTCGGTGTAGCGCCGCAGCGTCACCCAAGCGAGATCGGGCTGCGGGGCGCTCTCCGATGCGGGGATCGCGATCGGGTTTTGCACCCACACGAGGATCCGGGAGGAATCGACCGCCGTCATGCTCCAGCGCGTGAGCCAGGCAACGGCGTCGGCATGCCGGTCCCCGATCGGCGACATCATCTGGAGCACTCCATCGACGAGCTCGAGCGGATGCTCCTGCCGTGGCTCGAACACCCCGGCGGCGATCATCCTGTCGTACATCGCCAGCGTTACGGCACCGCGCGGCGGCACGGCAGCAGCCGGGGCGGGCGTCGCGGCGGGAGTGTCGATGGTGCTCATGACGGGTGCAGTATAGATCTCCCGCCCAGCGCCGGCCGCAGTGCGACAGCACCCACGCTGCGCGATTGATTTGAACGGCGTACCTGGTATTCTGTTCACGTGCCCTGTGGCCCGTGCGGCCATCGAGCCCCGGTGATCGCGGACGTGGCCCCCCGCGTGTCCGTCGCGAC
This is a stretch of genomic DNA from Planctomycetota bacterium. It encodes these proteins:
- a CDS encoding Uma2 family endonuclease, translated to MAARATGHVNRIPGTPFKSIAQRGCCRTAAGAGREIYTAPVMSTIDTPAATPAPAAAVPPRGAVTLAMYDRMIAAGVFEPRQEHPLELVDGVLQMMSPIGDRHADAVAWLTRWSMTAVDSSRILVWVQNPIAIPASESAPQPDLAWVTLRRYTDRRPLPGEVMLVVEVADTSLDYDTTTKAALYAAAGIGEYWVIDLVARAVIVFRDPVAGRYDTRTTYRAGRPLHPVACPDATLEPAELFVD